Part of the Candidatus Desulfatibia profunda genome, TGACGGAAAGATGGACCAATATGAACACTACCTGATGAACAAGCTCAAAAACTTGCTGCGCATTTCCCACGGCCAGTTGATCGATGCAAAATTAAAAGTGAAGCATTCGAAGTGAACGGCAAGGAATTTACTGCGAGCGAATAAAATTACCAATCAATTGTTTCGCGCCGTTGCGTGCTGAAGAACACGTTGGATTTTCTGACAATGATCAATGATCGATTTGTGGTAAAGCTGCAGCGTTTGTGATATATGGTGTTGACCCGAATATTTCATGAAATCTTTTCATCGTTTAAATCTTTGGCTTGGAGCTTAAAATGACAATAAATATAAAGAAAATAGATAAATACCGTTGGGAAGTTCCCAAATCCGGCCAAATGCGGGTGCCGGGGATGGTGTATGCCACGGAAGCGATGCTGAAAGATGCCGATCAGCAGGAACCGCTGAAACAGGTGGCCAATGTTGCCACCCTGCCGGGGATTTTGAAGGCATCGCTGGCCATGCCGGATATGCACTGGGGCTATGGATTTCCCATCGGCGGAGTGGCGGCCTTTGACTGGGAATCGGGCGTTATTTCTCCGGGCGGCGTCGGTTATGATATCAACTGCGGGGTGCGTTTGGCGACAACCTTGCTGGTCGAAAAGGATGTCCGGCCGAAGCTTGAAGATCTTGTTAATGCCCTTTTTCGCGATATTCCTTCGGGGGTCGGATCCAAGGGTTCGATCAAGCTTTCTGTTCCCGAGGAAAAAAAGGTTCTCAAGCAAGGCAGCCGTTGGGCCGTAAACCAGGGATTCGGGGTCGATGACGATTTGAGGCATACCGAAGACGAGGGGTGTATGCCGAATGCCGATCCGGACACGATCAGTCAAAGGGCCCTGGAAAGAGGGCGCCAGCAGTTGGGAACCCTGGGTTCGGGAAATCATTTTGTAGAAATCGGCATTGTAGAGAAAGTATATCATGCCGAGGCTGCTGCTGCCTTCGGTATTTTTGAAGGGCAGGTTACCCTGATGCTGCATTCCGGTTCCCGGGGCCTGGGGTACCAGATTTGCGATGATTCTCTGGCTTTAATGACCAAGCATGTCAAAAAATTAGGGTTTGACCTGCCGGATCGACAGCTTGCCTGCGCCATGATTCAGTCCGACGAAGGTTTGCGCTACTACAATGCCATGGCCTGTGCCGCCAATTATGCCTGGGCCAACCGGCAGATTCTGATGCACAGATCCCGGGAAGTGTTTTCCCGCGTTTTCGGTATCGGCCCGCGGGATCTGGGCATGAACCTAGTATACGATGTTTGCCACAATATCGCCAAAAAAGAAACCCATCTGATCGAAGGGAAACCTCGGACGGTCTGTGTGCATCGCAAAGGAGCGACGCGCTCATTTTGTGCGGGCCATCAAGCGTTATGTGACGAACATCGCAAAGTGGGACAGCCGGTGATCATTCCGGGAGACATGGGTACGGCTTCTTATGTGTTGGTCGGCACCCGCAAAGCCATGGAAGAGACCTTTGGCTCGACCTGCCACGGTGCCGGTCGTGTTTTGAGCCGCAAAGCCGCAATGAAAGCAAGCAGAGGCAGGGCCATCCATCGCGAGCTTGAAGCCAAGGGAATCCTGGTTAAATGGACCGGCAGATCCACCCTGGCTGAGGAAATGCCCGAAGCATACAAGGATGTTTCCCAGGTTGTTGAGGTGGTCCACGGAGCGGGAATTTCAGAAAAAGTGGCAAAATTAAGACCTATTGGTGTAATCAAAGGTTAAACTGCACCGGCAAATAAGCAAATGGGATTCTGTTAAGGGAGGAATATCATGGCAAAAAAGACGATCGGATTTGTCGGACCGGATGCCAGGACTTGTATGTGTGCCTATACGGTATCGGCGGTTGAAGGTGACAAGTATAACGGGGCCATCATCAAGGGTATGACCGGCATGGGTCCGGTCATGGACGCCGTCAGAGGAAAGAAAGAATGGATCTTAAAAATTTTCCCGGTTTCAGGACACTCGGTTGGGGATTACAAAAATGCCGTCATCAAGGCATTTGAAAACGGCGAAATTGACTATGTTGTTATTATGCCTGAAGATCCGCTGTTTGAAGGTCTCGTCAATGAACTCATTGAGGCTGGTTATGGTGAGCGGGTCATGGGTCTGACCAAGGAATCCGCTTTCATTGAAGGGGATAAGATCAAGGCCAAGGTCTGGATGAAAAGGGCCGGTGTACCGGTTGCGCCCTTTAAGGCCGTCAATGCCAAAGACCTGCAGCAAGTCAAACGGGTCGTCATTCAATTTATCCGCAATCACGGGGGCGCAGTTTTAAAGTACCCTTACAGTGCCGGCGGCAAAGGCTCCCGGCCCGTTTTCCGGGTGGAAGATATTCTGGCGGTATGGAACAAATTGCTGAAAGATTATGGCAAAAATTACCAGGAACGATACGGCAACAACAAATGGCCGCTGTTGATCGAAGCTTGGAAATCCGAAATTGAGATCAGCTTTACGGCCCTGCTGGATGCCAAAGGCAACTTCCGCGTTCTGCCCACGGCCATGGATTACCCCCTGCGCTTTGAAGGGCCCCCCAGCCAGTTTAACCCGGTTACCGGCGGTATGGCCGCCATCGGTATGCATCCTGCTGAAACCCCGGAACTTATCAAAATGGTCAGAACCAAAGTGATCCGGCCTTTTGTCGTGGAATTGAAAAAGAAAGGGATTCTGCGGCCGTGTATTCTTTATCCGGGCTGTCGCGTGTCGATTGACCCGCTTACCGGAAAGCCGGTCGGCATTCTGGTCTATGAAATGAATATTCGGGCAGGTGAACCCGAAATGCAGGTGGTTGCCCGGCGGCTTAAAAATCTGGGCGAATTGATTGTGGCCACATTCGAGGGCCGGCTGGATGAGGTCGAGCCGGATGTGCGCGCGGACCAGATTTCGATTTGCATGGCGCTGGTTGTCGGACCCGGCGGACCCCAGGGCCAGAAAGGTTACCCGGATTCCTATACCAAGTATGAAACGGCTGCCGTTGATTTCAAGAGACTTACCAAGCGCGGCATCCTGATTGTCCCGTCGAATGTCAGCTGGGACGAAGAAAAGCAACGGCTGATGTCGGACGGTTCCAGAGTGTTTTACCTTAGTAAAAACGCTACGGTCCAACCCGGACAGAAGAGAGGTGAGGTGGCCAAAACACTCCGGCATAAACTCCTGCAGGCGTTTGACGACGGCCTTGTCAGTGTGATTCCACGTGAGGCAGAGGAAGCTTTCGAAGCCGCCAAGATCCTGTTTAAGCAAGGCAACATACCCAAGGAAAAATATGAAAAAGCCAAGGCGCATTTCGAAAAAGCAAATCGCCTTGATATTCGCCGCGACCCCGGCAGGATTTATGAGGAGTGGGACGAACTGTATCCTGATTGGCGGCTTGCAGGCTGATTGAAGTTCCATCAGGGTATAAGGAGGGCTTTATATTGAAAAAGCTTGCGTGGGCAGCAGCGCTGGCGTTCGTCTTCTTTTCTCTATCGTTTTTGTCGCCGGGAACAGCACGGGGAGCTGACAAGACGTATATCTTCGGATTGCTTCTGGTCGGCCCCTATAATGATCACGGATGGAGCCAGGCGCACTTTGAGGGTGGCAAATATGTGGAAAAGATGATTCCCGGGGTCAAAATGATATATATCGACAAGGTCAACCCGGCTGATCGTCCCGGTGTTACTATTCCCCAGTTGGTAGACGACATGGTGGCAAAAGGCGCCAGGTTAATTATCGCCAATTCAGATGATATGAAAGACGGAACCAGGGAAGCCGCCCGCATGCATCCGCAAATACATTTTCTGCACATTTCCGGCGACGATGTTCTGACCGCAAAAGCGCCCGCGAACCTCAGCAAC contains:
- a CDS encoding RtcB family protein; the encoded protein is MTINIKKIDKYRWEVPKSGQMRVPGMVYATEAMLKDADQQEPLKQVANVATLPGILKASLAMPDMHWGYGFPIGGVAAFDWESGVISPGGVGYDINCGVRLATTLLVEKDVRPKLEDLVNALFRDIPSGVGSKGSIKLSVPEEKKVLKQGSRWAVNQGFGVDDDLRHTEDEGCMPNADPDTISQRALERGRQQLGTLGSGNHFVEIGIVEKVYHAEAAAAFGIFEGQVTLMLHSGSRGLGYQICDDSLALMTKHVKKLGFDLPDRQLACAMIQSDEGLRYYNAMACAANYAWANRQILMHRSREVFSRVFGIGPRDLGMNLVYDVCHNIAKKETHLIEGKPRTVCVHRKGATRSFCAGHQALCDEHRKVGQPVIIPGDMGTASYVLVGTRKAMEETFGSTCHGAGRVLSRKAAMKASRGRAIHRELEAKGILVKWTGRSTLAEEMPEAYKDVSQVVEVVHGAGISEKVAKLRPIGVIKG